Proteins from a single region of Salinibacter grassmerensis:
- the rpe gene encoding ribulose-phosphate 3-epimerase has protein sequence MPTLAPSIIASDAGRFAACADEVLGAGPDWLHVDVMDGHFVPNITIGPDVVRTLRPVADEHDAQLDVHLMIEEPQQYVDTFADAGADMITVHVEACPHLHRVAQKIRAAGCKVGVALNPATPLGHLEGILPFVDLVLVMSVNPGFSGQNFIPESTAKIQRVRRQLNALGSSAYLEVDGGVTPNNAMELVRAGADVLVSGSAVFGGEQSVTQNVEALRNALTLKV, from the coding sequence ATGCCGACACTCGCTCCCTCAATTATTGCGTCCGACGCAGGGCGATTCGCCGCCTGTGCCGATGAGGTCCTCGGGGCCGGTCCCGACTGGCTCCACGTCGACGTAATGGATGGACACTTCGTCCCCAATATCACCATCGGCCCCGACGTGGTGCGGACCCTCCGGCCTGTGGCCGACGAGCACGACGCACAGCTTGACGTGCATCTCATGATTGAGGAGCCGCAGCAGTACGTCGACACGTTCGCCGATGCCGGCGCGGACATGATTACCGTGCACGTGGAGGCCTGTCCCCACCTGCACCGGGTTGCTCAGAAGATCCGTGCTGCGGGATGCAAGGTCGGGGTCGCACTCAACCCGGCCACGCCCCTCGGTCATCTTGAGGGCATTTTGCCCTTCGTCGACCTCGTGCTCGTCATGTCGGTGAACCCGGGCTTCAGCGGCCAGAACTTTATCCCGGAATCGACGGCAAAGATCCAGCGGGTGCGTCGCCAGCTCAATGCGCTCGGCTCCAGTGCATACCTGGAGGTGGATGGCGGGGTGACCCCGAACAACGCAATGGAGCTCGTGCGGGCCGGAGCCGACGTGCTGGTGTCTGGAAGCGCCGTGTTCGGCGGGGAGCAGTCCGTAACGCAAAATGTCGAGGCCCTGCGGAACGCGCTCACCCTC
- a CDS encoding metal-sensitive transcriptional regulator, with the protein MPVRDADRDDITDRLSRIEGQIRGLKRMVEDDRYCGDILDQIHSVQQALKSVGRAITRNHLETCVTDAIRSGDEQAAQESYDEIIGLLEKEL; encoded by the coding sequence ATGCCGGTTCGCGACGCCGACCGTGACGACATCACCGATCGCCTCAGCCGTATCGAGGGCCAGATTCGGGGCCTAAAGCGGATGGTCGAGGACGACCGCTACTGTGGCGATATTCTTGACCAGATCCACTCGGTGCAGCAGGCGCTCAAGTCTGTGGGGCGTGCCATCACCCGAAACCACCTGGAGACGTGCGTGACCGACGCAATCCGGTCGGGCGACGAGCAGGCCGCTCAGGAAAGCTACGACGAGATCATCGGGCTGCTCGAGAAGGAGTTGTAG